Sequence from the Miscanthus floridulus cultivar M001 chromosome 16, ASM1932011v1, whole genome shotgun sequence genome:
ttatgctgagtaccccattagagtcttagatcaaaaagatcgagtcactcaaagacgtacaatcaagttctacaaagtataatggaatcaacacactgaagatgaagctacttgggagtccgaggattacttagaagaaaactttcctaacttcttcgcttctatctagttacaataccttgtctatattgtaacttgtctcgtttgtcaatagaatggaaaaccccctcactagccttttgaataaagttataatgtgttagcttgacacatttccttttccattacttagccttaggttttaaatcttgggacgagatttctttaagggggaagggttgtaacacctctggtgttttgacctagcactaaaacttgacatgtcatcatgtgcattgcaaagcattcataaagtagaaaattttgaatgcattcactaaataagctttatttcataagttgttattttatgtgatgtgattcaaaactttaaataaagatcatgaccacaagggtcaaatttcatgcgatcatgtgaggccatgtgtcatttgactcaaataaccgtaatgggccatgttactggtcaaaaatcaaagttaaagtaaaaaggtaaacaaatcaaatttgaattcaaattcaaatcataaaagtcctttttgccccttttgtctaattcaaaatccatttggaatttggggttgtgacaaaaagcaaagttgaagcttattttataaggatcaactttggtattcaaagtttttcaagtttacatataaaatttggagtaattttgaaatgattcaaatgctcaaatgcaacccaaattcaaatttcaaaatagaggcagaatttgaaaatgttccttgaagcaaagttgtagagtttgaaaagttgagcaactttcatttttggagattttcaacttctttagaaaatttgtgagtaatttgcaaaataaagacagtggcaattctataaatacttcaaaaatcaaaaccaagccgagcgccacctccctgcttgccgccggcgccacgcagctaCCGCCGCCGATCAATTTTTGCCGCTTTCTCGCATGGTGACACATAGCAAGCTCCATGGCGAGCTCGTGCGtgagctgtcgacgccgggcgcgttcttcccggctataaataggagcaccgccgtCGTTCACCgatcagctccgccgctcgcTGTAGCCGCCGTCGAACCGcgtccgtcgtgcccagctacaCCAGCGTTATCACCTCAACCTTACGCTCCTCTTCGGCTTGCTCGCatcgcttgggttggccggaatcgcccgacgCAACATGTTCTTCCCCGTGATcgaccggagctccgccaccatcgacctcaccaTGGCCACATCGTTCCAGCccgtctccgtcttcaccaagcacatcggcgtgatcgtggtgagctcctgagcgtgatgctcgcttCGCTTTAGCCTCTACTGCATCGTAGCCGAGGTTACGCCGTGCGCCGTCGTGCCCACGCTACCATGGCCAGCGTGGAGCTCCCTTTGGTGCGCCTGCTGCCATTCTGAGGGTTAGGATGGATTCACGGGGTGGCATAGGTGGTGCTGGTGCAGTCTGTCTCGTCGGAACCCCAccgccggcgcgttttgctggccggacCTGATAGCACCGCGCGTATGCTCTGTGTTGAGTCACTGACGAGCGggaccggctgtcagtgagagagagggagagaatagTAAGGTTTTGATATTTTCTAAATTGTGAATAGTGCAacaactttggaaatttataggaaaTTAACTAcaactccaaaaattctaaaaaattgtgtgtagcttctgtacatattctagtatggtttaaaaatatgaaacttgaaatttgaataaatttttaatgttcaaaaattcagtccattaattgataattgcaatttccatgatttttgtaggccactgtataattccaaaaattatgaaatttgttttggtacactaatttgtcatgaggaagcttacataaaatttttaggtcatttggaataagttaatttttgggcttatttccaaattaattcaaaaataaataaaagcaaaccctaagtgttagattagtgtttgatcttgttttggtcatgttttgtgactagtagggtttcaagtcacatgtgtggtccttgatggtagaattgcaagttggttttgttggcttgcaactgtaccatgaaggacaattgtattcgaggtgttgttatattttatGCACCataaaagcatcatgtttacattatcatcatgttaaagcatatgttatcattttgtgtagaatccgagagtgaaccgatcctagttgagcaagttgttgaaggatccccggttgcctcgggatttgatatttatggtactgatctggaacccgagatcgtcaacgaaggcaagccccggtttatgcattaaaccattaccttgtttactttgaaaagtttatcacctatgttacctatttcattaagttgattaattcaaatgttacctacttgatgcattgcctaccttgttaattgtttaccatccttgaagatgtttgcatttacaaaggcgtagaatgctttgTATGCTTTATGgcaggctttcaaagtaaaagtttcgatacaatcaaagatggcatactggccaaagaaagatagatgatagaatgaactagagactagtcgggtgacttatcttgaatgttgggtaatgttgccgactatgtcgcttaaaggccactcattatggatcttctgAGCGAGACACTTTGTattactggtcacatactctggtaagcctacttcggctaatctgatactaagacaaatgcccatgcactaggagtggagagatggcgggagtagcgtgtaccctcgtggttgGAATGTGGCTAGATTtaaggtgtgctgtgctctcaggtggcgtggagacggcttagtataggaggattcggtagtgaggttgatatatgcaagattaagttctacatatgtcgtgtgataaggaatccccagttgggacttgaatcaattcgaattgccggtgctccgcggatatagagactcgattcattatagaagcaatgcaggactggtgaattactaaaacttgagaaaagaaATGGAATGAGAAtgtttggaacatgggatatgaacacttagtttgagataatgaaccaagaagacttaggggtaaaacatgaaaataggatgaagaatagtaagcttttggtaaagaacttttgaatcttgctacatccttaccttgccccaacacctgcatctttaaagtccttcacccccttttacgtcgggtcagtcttgttgagtacttttgtactcagggtttgttaacccttgttgcaggtgagttgcatgcgtaggcttgttttggtccctgctgcatgtctgtgtttgaagtcaatgatgatgaggaatgatgaatggcctttggacaaggcactagtttgtatgataaataatgttaatgtaatattatcccgctactatggttgtatgacacttatggtattgtaagtttgaaaacaactggtttgtaaactatgttatcttaagacttccgctatcttttactctgatgtatatatttgaataaactgttataatctgcaatgtctgtgattgggatcctgtttgaaaaagaatcgtggatgattcaggtttcccgaggacacccgacagacctattaagttgttgggagctcatgtacgctatcaaaggtctattgagacaacaatagatgcacgtgggcccgatttcttaggaggttctgccacaccattgtcggggttgcggctgatgatgatggcatagtccctgggtgCCCTGGCGGAGGGACACCGTAGTCACCGACATGGTGCTTGTCGTTGTAGATGACGACGCCTTTGAGGATCCCACAAAGTGGTAGGACGTCGCTGATGGGGAGTAGTGCGCGGCGGTCGTAGTAGACGAACTAGGCCGTGTACGTGCCTGGACAttgtcgatggagagcgtggcgcggcggccatAGTAGTACTCGTAGCAAAGCTATATAGAGGctataattgaataagtttgtgggggagcccccgagtgaacagtgcTTTTTGTaaagaaatcactttgtaagaGAGGTTTttgtgccctccgacccttcccatggctcaagttgtaaaaaaactaggagtgcgggtgaactaattctgattacgctggtgagcaaagaagtCGTAGCCGCTGAGATGTGGGATTCCCGCAGTCCTACTAGTTATACTCAGAATTTGCTCCCCAAATCCTAGCCCATAGGACTTGTTATGGGAagagtggaaaacttagagaatgttggAAGTgcttgcaagataaacgtacttgtatcatttgtatcagcccccgaaTGAGGTCTAACCCCTCATAGTTTGCAGGGGTTGGATGTCACAAAAGATcagggatttgtaaagacaagaactgataagaagaagtatgcgtttatttaagggtaaaaacgacatagctgcttgatgttctaggcgttggtgaagacctcgccattgatggttttcaacttgtaggcgcctgggtgGAGTACTTCCACAATGACatacggcccctcccagggtggggagagcttgtggcggtccttgttgctctgcacgaggcagaggacaaggtccccgacgttaaaggctcggtcccgcactcgtcggctgtggtaccgtcacaacgcctgctggtacttggccaaacgaaggagggcgatgtcgcgggcttcgtctagctagtccatggcgtcttggtgggatgctttGGCCCCTGTTCGTCGTaggctctgattcttggtgctccgtagtcaAGGTCCATCgggagaatggcctcggaaccgtagatcatgaagaaaggtgtgtagccagtggcctagctaggagttgtccttaggctccagagcaccaccgggagctcagcgagccagcatgcaccgaacttgttcaaccggttgaagatcctaggcttaaggccctgcaggagcatgccatttgcacgctcgacctgcacgtttgtccgggggtgcgcgatagCTACCCAATCGatccagatgtgttgttcatcgcagaatcgaatgaatttcctaccggtgaactacgtgccattgtctatgatgatggagtttggtactccaaagcgatggatgatgtcgaggaagaatagtacagcttgctcagatttgattgtggagattggtcgagcttcgatccattttgtaaacttgtctatggtgacaagcaggtgggtgaaaccCCCAgatgcctttttgagtggcccaaccaggtcgagcccctagaccatgaagggccatgtgatggggatcatctggagtgcctgagccaggaggtgagtttgtcgagcgtagtactgacaccctttgcaggtgcgtatgatttgctcggcgtcggttactgcagtgggccagtagaagccttatcggtatgcatttccaaccaaggttcttggcgcgacatggtgaccgtagaccccactgTGGATGTCACTCAGTAAAAGCCTTCCTTGTTCACCAGGGATGCAGAGTTGCAagatcccggtgtggctccatcggtagagttcaccctctataAGGACGAAGGACTTGGTGCGATGTGCAAGTCATCGAGCTTCTATCTTGTCCATTGGTagtgtgtcgtggaggaggtagtcaaggtagggtGTTCTCCAGTCGTCTAGGGGGTCAGGCTCTGTGGccagatcctcttcaagctccatgacctcggggtcagacGGAACAGTCGGTGGGTCAGCCCTCGAGGCTGGATCAGATGGGCCGTCCTCGTCCCAATCTGACTCTTCATAGTGCATCAAGGGTTTATGTTGGTCACTAGCGAAGACGCCCATTGGCACTGGCTCTCAACCGGACGCCGCCTTCATGAGtgtgtcggccgcctcattgaggcatCTCGGGATGTGGTTAAGTtcaaggccgtcgaacttgtcctctagccatcagacttcttggcagtatgtagccatcttggcgtcatggcagctggactccttcatgacttggttaacaaCTAGCTGAGAGTCGCCCTGAATGTTGAGGCGtcagatgcctagctcgatggcaatgcataggccattAACGAGTGCCttgtattcggccacattatttgatgaggggaaatggagccgaaccatatacctcatgcagaccccgagggtgatacgaagactagccccacgccagcgcccttcttcattagcgacTCGTCGAAATACATCATCCAGCACTCCTGGTCGACAACTgccggtggcatctggacctcggtccactctatgatgaagtcagccagcacctgagacttgatcgccatTCAGGGGGTATACccgatgccttgatccattagcttgagtgcccattttgtggttcttcctATTGCATCATGGCTATGAACGACCTCGCTAAGTGGGAATGACGTTACTActatcatagggtgtgactcgaagtaatggcgtagctttctcttggtgatgaggacgacgtataggagcttctggatttgggagtagcgggttttggagtcggataatacctcgctgatgaagtataccaggCACTggaccttgagggcgtgcccctcttcttcccactcTACTACCAGGGTagtgctaaccacttgcgtggtggccgctatgtatagcaagaGGGATTCTCCTTCGCTTGGAGGGACTAGGACTAGGGGTTTTGTTAGAAGCAGCTTGGtcgtgtcaagcgcctcctgggcctcagctatccactcgaagcggtcggctttcttcaggagccaataaagggggagtcctcattcgccgaggtgtgagatgaatcggttgagggcggcgaggcaccttGTGACctgttgaaccccctttatgttctagatcggacccatccttgtgatggctgagattttctccaggttggcttcgatgccacgctcggagacaatgaagccgagcagcatgccccttgggaccccaaaaacacatttctcaggattgagtttgatgccatttgctcgaagtttcacaaaggttttctCGAGATCGgtaacaaggtggtcagcccgcttggacttaactacgatgtcgtcgatgtagacctcaacggtccgcctaatgaggtccccgaagtaattgagcatacagcgctagtAAGTggccctagcgttcttcagaccgaatggcattgagacatagcagtatggtccgaagggggtgataaaacaCGTCGCGAGTTGGTCAGACTCTTTTATCACGATTTGGTGATAgctggagtatgcgtcaaggaagtagagggtttcacaccccgaggtggaatcgactatttggttgatgcgtggtaaaggaaataggtcttttgggcacgccttgttgagaccaGTGTAgttgacacacatcctccatttcccactctttttcatacaagaacaggatttgctaaccactttgggtggtgaacttccttgatgaatccaatggcaagtagttttgctatctcttcaccaatggccctacgcttttcctcatcgaagcggcgtaggcgttgcttcaccagtttggagcctgggtggattttaGGGTATGCACAGTGACCTCCCTTAGAAtacctggcatatccgagggtttccacacaaagatgtctttgttgtcacagaggaagtcgacgagcgtgctttcctatttggaggagagcgcggtACCTATGCATACCATTTTACCCTCGGAACTACTGGGGTCcatgaggacctctttggagcccTCTGCTGACTTGAACGATCCGGACAACCTCTTTGCGTCGGGCGTTTCTTCGATGACTTCTTCCCTAAGGGCAGCGAGTTCTCCGGAGGCGATGATTGCTGTGGCATGGCCGCAGCACtcaacttcgcactcgtaagcccgctagaaggaggtgccgatggtgatgaccccgtgtgggcctagcatctttagcttgaggtacatgtagttggggacggtcatgaacttcgtgtagcatggtcgtcccaaaaTGGCATGGAAAGTTCTAGGGAACCCTACCacatcaaaggtgagggtctcagtcctgtagttggactgatccccaaaggtaacaggtagatcgatctgtccgagtggTGTGGCCTGCTTTCCGGggatgatgccgtggaagggctcTCGGGCTGGGCGGAGGTGTGTTCGGTCAACGCCCATCACGTCGAGTgtctttgcgtacatgatgttgaggccattgcctccatccattagaactttggtgaggcattttgggccgacgatcgggtcgacgacaagcggataccttcccggatGTGGGATGGCATTCGGATGGTCGGtccaatcgaaggttatggcggccTCTAACCCCCGGAGGAAGAGTGGTGTGGCCGGctgggccatgtagacttggcgACGTGCGACCTTTTGAcaacgtttggagtcataggccattgagccttcaaagatcatgaggtagccatccggcGTTGGAAagtcgtcgtccttctcctcggtgtcGTCGGCAGCGGGGGTAGGTTCCTTCTCCCGCTCCCCCTTATTGGCGCTCCTGACTAAGAACTTGCgcatgaggccatagtccttgaACAGATGCTTTacggggaaggcgtggttcgggcatggcccctcgagcattttcttgaagtggtttggcgtgccctccatgggcttccgaccacccttgcggtcagcagcagcAACGAGTGGGTCCTCGCGTCGTTggttcttatttttccttttggcggaatggttggaggtgccttcgtcggCACCCTCCTCCCACCTTGCCTTGCTGTTGGAACAGTCGAAGATTGCtttgaccacctcttctcctgaggcgtggctggtggtgatgtctagaagctccttggtggtccgtggacccttacgtcctagcttgtggaccagagACTCACAGGTCGTCCTGGACAGGAAGGATCCTATCACATTGATGTTGgcaacgttagggagctcattgcactgtcgggaaaagcactggatgtacccacggagggtttggCCGACCTTCTGGCgatagtttttgaggtcccagggGTTTCCAGGACGTTtatacatgccctggaagttccccacaaagatctcccttaAGTCCGCCCAACCTTGGATGGCATCggatggaaggtgttccaaccacgctcgtgccgaattagcaaggaacagtggaaggttgcagataatgaaatcgtcattatccacaccaccggcttgataggcaagccgatggtcttcaagccaaagttcaaggtttgtctccctggagtacttagggatgttggtaggtggtcgatacctcgGTGGAAacacggcgttgaggatgtgatagccaaaggcctgagggcccaaCAGGTCGAGGCTtgggctccggtcctcgccgctgtcatagcaTCCACCGCATCAAGGATGATAGTTGCGACGGGCCCCTTCCTTCGGGTCGCTATGGGCGCGTCTATGGGCGTCGAGGGTGATGTGTGCGTCGCAGTTGTGGTCGAGACGTTGATGCACTGGGATCGCGATGCGCTGCACATCGCCTTGCGGCGCCTGGTGGATCGATGCATCCTTGGTAGGGCGCACCGAGGGGGttcgctggctggtgtcgggctcGTGTCGCCGAGACATCGAGCTCTCTGCCTACTGTgctgccgcacgctcaagtagcgtgtgaatctcgcggtggacccggcgatcctcgggcgtcgcggcctctggaaggccatgaagcaggGCCATCGcggtggcgatgttctggctcacaCGAGGAAAGCggggaagggtttcatcgtcggcaatgatcctttggttcacatcGCGGGCCATGACGCGTGCGTGTCCTCTATCTCCATGGCGTCTAATCTCCTCGTCGATCCTCTTGTATTCCCGGACAAGCTACTATTCGGTTTCATCTATTTCCCATTTTTAGGCttctagctgctccacccctacatgaggtggggcTGCTGCCCCACCGTCGGCTCCATTGCCGAAGTTGCCCGCCGGGGTGACCTCCTCCTCGGAGGcactttcgacatgtccctcggaggttactgccatgaagcattcccaggagggatgatggctcccccgaCCGGAGTCAAAATCGGAGTCCGACCCCGGGCCCTCCGCGAGGAGGCCACGGAGGGATTCAGTaacgctttcgatcatccccacgaactcgctgtTCGCAGGAAACGGGATCACGCGctgggccacaaggtggcttacggttgccgtggtgttgcggagaccaaacggaaACGCCGTCGAGGCACGCCATGTGGAGCgttccggagagagggtgatgcgGCGCGGGGCCTCTCTAGACAGCTGGGGTCCAAGGAAGACGCCcagctggccctcaagcctccggtaGCTGAGGTTGGCGGATGGGGGAGACTGAACGGCTACgtgggccagcgccaactctccttCCAGTTTGataatgaagtccaggtcaccgaaacacacgtgtgcgcccgggacctggctgattgcgtggttagccattcgaggcctgatttggaacgcgcaaaggcccctacctagcgcgccaactgtcggtgtttcaaacaaacaccgacaagtaaatttataattgatgcgcgttaggcccagatggtgcactaaaggacatgaggattatactagttcgggcagaatgtccctacgtccagtttgctgctgctgctcatgttattagtaccaaaaatggatcgtagtagggggtacaaaacagttgagagagggacgagtcccaagtctctgatggaatgatcaaAAAGGTTGCCGAGAgtttggtcgctgctcagctgtgttTGTCGTGTTGTGTGTGTGTTCTACTTATCTGTCAAGAGTCGGTCCCCTTTgctggaggaagcacatccccttttatagatgaaggggacggctttacaagtgagagggaaagggtgcgtatgctaccgagccttgttgtccatgtttaccaagccttgttgcccatatcggtggataccagataatggtaggcgcctacaacactgttgatgcactgtagaatgtcaggatggctacagagtactgctccgcgtagggtatggactctggtatagtggttttgacttatgtgCCTTGCCCTGCCTTTCTCCGCATGCCGCCTGGTTCCTATGAGCCCCGGTCGAAGGGACGtgggggtcagagtcagaagtagcgcCTTGGGCAAGGCTTTTCGATCAGAGAGGACGTccggaggccgaagcgagtgctccgatctggtgggcccaaggggtcgcGGAGCGGGCGTCGCTCCTTTGGGACCACGGCGTGGTGACAGTATATCCGTCATTTGTAGAAGGCGCAAGTCTctccctggaccgtagtggttgtcgtatgtctatgtcgggttccgtgtctgaGGGCCAAAgacgacgcctacaatactgttcagACTCCGTAATGCCAGAATGGTCTAAAGCGCCTATCCCATCGTACCCTGGCGGTACTTTTCCTGCCGaggcgcagggcatggtccttggtgctgTGTTTGACCCAAATGTCAAGTCGTACTCTGTGCTCATCCTTATGATGGAGCAGGGCGTACTTgtagggcgaggtggagtctgccctcggccgtcgggcgaggcggagcctagccctcgggggtcagacgaggcggacTCTGCCCTcgtccgtcgggcgaggcgaagcctagccctcgggggtcgggcgaggcggagtctagacctcgagggtcaggcgaggcggaatctggccctcgggggtcaggcgaggcgaagtgtgacccttgggggtcgggcgaggcggagtttgaccctcgggggtcggacgaggcgaaaCCAGTCTCACGTCGTTTTGAACAAGAGATGCAGTAACGTTCTTGTCTGATCGGGAGTGTCAACGTTCAATGGTTTATCAGTTCCACCTCATCGGGtcccccggtattaggtccccgacaatacGCGTACAACCatttaacatatgcaacatcccgatctacttttgcaacatccatttaaaacacttgcaacatacctttgaaataTCTGAAGCACTTgagacatacgcttgcaacatgcattttcATCACATCGCaatatctccttgctgcttgggagaatggTGGCTCGTCGGCGTGTGGAGCTCGCCAGAGATAGCAGCGCGCACGGCGTTTGTAGGCGGCGGGCTGGTGGCAGAAGCTGCGTGACGCGACAGGGCCAGCGGCCAAGCGCCGAGAGTGAGAGAGGGCAGCCGCACACCGCGCTTATTGGTAGGGCTGACAGTCGAGTGCCGCGTGCGGGAGTGGAGCAAAGCGAGGCGTGCGGGAGCGTTTTCTTGGAAACGGACGAGAGGATAATGGAGAGGGTCGTTGGGCGAGCGACGCGTGCGAGGATGAGTGGAGCGAGGTGTCCGAACAGACGGACGGATGTCTTAATTGTATCATTATCGTTTGGGATTGCCGTGGCCGTGGTTTTTTCTCAGATGCATCGACTCACCCGCACTGAGATGCCCTTAAAAATAAACACCTTGTTAGTCATTTTTTCATGAAAACAAATTAATCCAACAATGtagtgtagctatcttcaattcaTTCATCTAAACACACACACACCAATACATACACCATCTACGTTCCAATTGGTGGCAAAGCTCTTAGACAGTCACAATGAACCAGACCTGTATATACAATGAAACCAAGGGTAAATGACGCACGTAATTCAGACTGTACACAACTGAGCCAACAAACATGTGAAGTACTACTATATATACGCAAGTGTCCGTGTACAGAGCCTCAGATCAGATGTATGTCTGCTTGGCGAGCTTGAAGccggagatgatggcggagagCGCCAGGCAGACGAAGGCGAAGAAGGCCATGCTGATGGACGCCGCCGACGAGTCGGTGAACACATTGTCAGCGCCCTCGCGTATGCGGTTGGTGATCGGGATCGCAGCTGACAGCGCCGACATCATCAGGTAGGCGGTCACCTGGAGAATGGACAGAAACGGCCGAGCTGTGATTGTTGTTCAGGTCAGGTAAACGGCTGAATTACACAGCTCGATAAGCATGGTTTTAGCCTGAAAATTTTTGAACCCCCTG
This genomic interval carries:
- the LOC136510699 gene encoding uncharacterized protein, translated to MYKRPGNPWDLKNYRQKVGQTLRGYIQCFSRQCNELPNVANINVIGSFLSRTTCESLVHKLGRKGPRTTKELLDITTSHASGEEVVKAIFDCSNSKARWEEGADEGTSNHSAKRKNKNQRREDPLVAAADRKGGRKPMEGTPNHFKKMLEGPCPNHAFPVKHLFKDYGLMRKFLVRSANKGEREKEPTPAADDTEEKDDDFPTPDGYLMIFEGSMAYDSKRCQKVARRQVYMAQPATPLFLRGLEAAITFDWTDHPNAIPHPGRYPLVVDPIVGPKCLTKVLMDGGNGLNIMYAKTLDVMGVDRTHLRPAREPFHGIIPGKQATPLGQIDLPVTFGDQSNYRTETLTFDVVGFPRTFHAILGRPCYTKFMTVPNYMYLKLKMLGPHGVITIGTSF